The following nucleotide sequence is from Aspergillus nidulans FGSC A4 chromosome I.
TGGTCTAGTAGTAGACATGCCATTGAATGCTTTGGGTCGTAATTTGGTGACACATGTTGACTGATTTGCTCGATTATAGTACATCAAGCATGCATTTTGAAAGGTAGGTAGGTATTGACATGTGATATCGAGATCACTATCGCATGAAATATGCTTGATAGAATTTCACCATGAATCGAGGTTGACATTAATTCCTGGGAAAGCCAGAGCAAGATAAGGAACATACCAGTGGGGAAAAACGTAGATGAAACTGGCACATCCACGCCTCTATACCAATTTAGCATCCTCTTTTCCAAGACGCCGAGACCCATTCATAAACCCTGTCTGACGCCAAATATTATCCATTAAACAAGCCATATAAAGGAGGTTGTATCGTTTGATGACCAAGTAAGTAACGTGATAATTAGGAAGGCTCTATATAACCATTCGCATTGTTAGATCGCATCCTCCAAGCAATGGCGTCGGGATCGGCTATGTAGTGCGAGTTCCCTTAGGATATGACTGACCGAATGGCGTCAACTTCCCGGCTTATCCTACATTTTAGCTGTGGTCGGGTGAGTCAGAAGAAGAACCGGTTTCCTGATATGTCACATCTCTCGGCTGAAGATGAGTCGCGCTAATGATCTGGCGCAAAAACGTCACCTAGCGTTGGCATTTGTTCATGACAGTCCCCATATAACTTAGTGTAGCCGATTTTATCATTTGAGATACAATGAAAGAGCATACAGTGTGAACGCCAGCTTAGCGGGACGCATAATAATGATCATCGTGGTTTTGATACATAAGGGCCCAGTAGAGAAGATTCAGAACCTGAGCTACCCAGAAACCCTAGATATATCTGTCTTTACCACAACCTCAGAAAGGAAGGAGTTCGCCACTAAAGCTAGTCAGTTCGCCGTCATCAATATAGGCCCTCACAAGCGGGTTCTGGCAGCTCCAGGAAAAAATGAGACGCATTCAAGTAATTTGCACACTTATATTCTATGATGGTATAGATGAGAGAGATCCCAGCTACTTTAAATAGGATGGCAGATAAAGTGAAGTTCAAGACTGTCAGGCAGCAGCTTAGATGGAGAGTAAATCAATACCGGAGAGAAAGCAGTAGCGAGTAATCATTCCAGACATAGAGATAAAGCTTTGACCTTGTATATCTAGATACAATCCGTCTGATCTCTATGTACTTTTGGCAAGTAAGAAACTCTAATTTGGATGGGCGCTACTTTACAAGACGGCCAAAAGTCATATCGATATATGTAAGAGCCGCAAACCCCCCCTTGCAAGATATTGAATAGCTGTTGCCATATACCGTACCCatgagcctggctcgcagaATGATGTCCCGTGATATCCGCGATGGGAAGGTGTTTAGCCGTCGCGCAGAATAACAATGCTATCATTAGCTGTAACTTCAGATTAGAACAACAGTCAACTATACAGAATCTCTCAAATGGACCTTTCCCATCCCACATTCCGCATAAAAATCAGAATGTAAAACATAAGGTGGCTCAGGCGCATGTTATTATGCAACATCATATATACAAATTCTCCCTTGGGTATACTCAAAGACTTCCCTAGAACTATATAAAGCAAACAGATCTCTCTATAAGCAGAACATGCATGCATTTAACGACTTTCTTGAATATTCTTCCTCTGCCGTAGGGTGTCTCTTTCTGCTTGGTAGAATGGCTGCCACAGCCACCCAGCGGGGAATACTATGTTCATGTATGCTGGCCTTCTTTCAGTCCCTCGGTGCTTTAGTCTTCGGTATTCTAGCTGCTGCTCCAACCCATGTTAGAAATTCTGATAGCGAGTTTTCGATGTGAGCCCAGCATTGCATGTGCGTTTTATGCAGCAGAGGCATGAGGGTCCCTGGCTCATAACATTTGTTGGCTGAGTCGGAAATTCTATTGTTTTGAGTAGACCTTGACAAAACTCGCGGGTTAACCGTCACGCGTCTACCCAAAACCCACGATGGGTCGGGTATAGATACACTATCTGCACCGGCGCGGGGTTTGGGCAACCCTTGAGTTGCCACACAAAACAAAGCAATTGAATGAACCCAGAAACTTTGATCCGTCAGCGGTTTTGTGCAGTGAATAACTTCATAGCCTAATATAAAAATCATCTGCAAGATGGGTCATTGGCGGGTAACCTTTGGCGGGTTTTGGCTACGGGTCCTGAGCGTCGACGAAGCCCGTAGGTTCAGGTTCGTGGTTGCAACTCGCCTAGTACTTGTTCAGGTTCTGACTTTgtgtggaagcatgaaggagtctggtattcaggggtgcggatgccACAAagaagctaggctaaatactaatgagatgctgactaagacctgggcaccccaaggacaggggaggaacccatgctccgacactTTGGACCCGTCACGGGTTTTGTCATGGTCTAGTTATGAAGCGGGACTAGACCGGTGACCAGTAGGGCGATTTATGGGCCTATCTTTAGCCgtctgaatagcttcaagcATAGATTTGAGCCGGTAGCTATCAGGAAGGGTCGTGGCCCCAGAGGCTACTGTGGGGTCAGTTAGTTTCCATAATCCAAGCCACGTTCCACCAGTTTGAGTTATCGCAATCTGTGCGTAACCAAGTCGTACATGGTCTCCCTATCATCGAATCCGATATGTGGCTTTCATGTCCTGAACACGCTGAGACTAGAAGGAAATAAGTCGTCCTCTGTCAAAGCACTATTTCAAGGGATACGTCCAGTCTGTGGTATTCATGTTAGCAGTTGCCACCTCTTGGTTCATTAACTCTTGTCATTTTGTTGTGAAGACCGCAAGATGCCGGCCCGTCGGGTTTTGGGGATGCTGATCAGTGGGTAACGCCGATATTGCTCCGCGATTTAAACCCGACAAAGTTCGCCTAAAAGGTGGTCGCAGATAACTCCCTAAATTCCCtgagctaactctaagtTGACCATGCCGTTTATGGTTAGCGCCTCCCAAAAAGGAATAGCCGACTTAGAGTTACCTCTTGACcgactttttctttcctccccCTTATATTTTGTTACCACAACACATTCCTATATCCAAACTCCAGGTACATAACTAGTCGAAATCTCTTTTAAATCTAGTCAAGAACTAGATACTTAACCTTCATACTGCTTAGAGATAGCCTTTGAAGCTCTTATTTTGCTCTTTGTCTCACTCTtaccttcctcctcctcctccaatccTTTTTGCTCGGGACTAGTCCAAGACTAGTCAACAATTAGTATGCCAAGCATTCGTGATAACAATCTCCGAAAGTCCCCAGAGTACTGTCACTATCTCGAGGCAGTTAAGGACAGGGAGCTTATGCTGCCGGATTTCAAGATAGTAAGCTGACCTGACTAGCTTTAAGCCTAGTTACTGACTAGTCTACAGGACGACAATGGCGTGCCTGATATCTATCTATATAAAGTCTACTGCTGAGTGAAGGGATGCCTCAAGTATACAGTGAGTCTACTGCTATACTAGTTTCTGACTAGTTATTAACTAGTTGACAGGTTCCCTCTGCCAACAGAAACATATTGGTCAAGTActtgaaggacaagaactcCTACGGCATGGAGTTTACATTGCACAATGGACCTCCCACTATAAAGGAACTGATGGAGGCCAAAGGCAAGTCCTATCTAGATTACTTGGTAACTAGTCCCTGACTAGTCAAGTAGCATGGTATGAAGGCTTGTTTAAAGGCACTGTTCTCCCAACCCTGACTcctaccaagaagcacaAGCAAGCTGCGTAAGTTTCTGTGAGTCTAACTAGTATATTAGCTAATATATAGCAGTACCAAGTCCAAGGACCACAATACTAAGGGTGTCAAGAATTTGTAagtttcttctcccatttcaACTAGTCCTTAACTAGTCACTAACTACTTTGCAGCAACGAGGgtgaagctggaaatgatcagGACAATGGCAAGGGCCTGTAAGTACAGCCATTCAATGCagactagttgctaactaatCTGTGACTAGTTCAAGTGGTCCGTACGCTGTGCATACCCCTGTGACTGGTAGGAATTTGAGTAAGCCTGTCTTGCCGTGTgatgagaaaggaaaggcaagtTATATTCAGCCCTGTACCTAGGATCAGTGCTAATTTATAACCTCTAGCTACTCTTTATGCAGATCTGCCATGAGGGTAGCAAGGCAGCTAAATCAGCTAGTAAGAAAGGAACTATACCCTACAAGACCTGTTGCAACGCAAAGGGCAAAGGTAAGCTATCCAAGCTAGTTTGGGACTAGATTCTAACTAGTCTCAGCACCATGTGGTTCAAAGCTATATTGCAAGTTTTGGTGCTTTTTCTTATTAATTGACAAGGCAAAGGGAGCAAGTATGTAACCTTGTAAGTCAGACTCAGACAAAGACCAACTAGTTATTAACTAGTCTTCTAGAAGGCTCTGTTGTGGATcttgaggccctggagagTTCCTCCAATAATCTGGAGATAAGCAAGTCCTTGTTGGACTAGTCACTAACTAGACTCTAACTAGTTGCAGACATGGATAATGCAAAAGAGACAAGCAATAAAGAAAGTAGTAAGATATTTCTCCTTTGTGGTTCTGGACTAGTCTTTGACTAGTCACAGTCTTAAATAAGGAAAATAAGTATAAAAAtaaggaggaaaaggctgctgagcctgaggaAGTACAGGGTGATGACAGATATAGTAGGTTAATACCTTATTAGTTATTACTAGTTACTGACTAGTCAATAACTAGTCTCTGAATACCTTGTAATTACTCTATTTGCACAGCTAAATAGTAGTAAGGATAATAGTAGTAAGTTATTCTAGCTTCAGAGTTATAGGAGACTAGATACTAACTAGTATTAGTTGCAACTAACCTGGATCTCAGAGACTTTGGCCTTAATCTAGAATCTATCTAGTTGTCAACTAGACTATAGTATTATTGTCTTTTATTTTCCTCGTCCTGGAACTAGCTTCTAACTAGTCTCCCTAATATATGACTgtcttgtttttttttttgtttcccTACCTGGATATCTAGTCCCCTTCTAGGTTCTGTTAACCTCTCGGGCTCTGATTTAGTTTAATGCAAACCTGAGATTAGTTTCTAACTAGTCTCTAGATTTTCTATCTACCTTTAATTGTAATAATAAATACAAGTAATGTTTATATGTTAAAAGTATTTATAAACTTTTACCCTAAAGTAGCTTGCTTGTGTGTTTAGTTTATAATTAGTCTCTTATTAATTTGATGTAGGTAAGCCTGctacaaatatatatttttaacAAGATACTGTAGAAAAACTTTGTACTATTACAAAATAGTATATAAAAAATAAGCTTAACAATCTATTCTCTGCTTGGTGATGCTAAAGGGCTTTTAATAGACCTTGTAAGTAAAGGAGATAGAGCTGTTAATCTGCTACCCTGCCTCTGGTTAGTTAGTCTTAGTAATATACCCTGTAAGTCTTGATAGACTAGTTGGTGACTAGTCTCTGTAGATGGAATAAATAGTGCTTGAGAGGGCATATATAGCAGAGCTCTAGTTATCTGCGGAACATATACTAGGCCCGGGTTGACTAGTTGTGAACTAGATAGTAAATATCCAGGTAGAGGTGGATATTGCACTGGATTTACACCAACTAGTTGAGGACTAGTTGGCTGTAGTAGACGCTGCTGCATAAGCCGAGTCTCTACCTTATATTAATCTAGACGTGCTTGGCACTCACGAAGATCAAGTATATGTTGTTCATGGCT
It contains:
- a CDS encoding uncharacterized protein (transcript_id=CADANIAT00006490), which produces MIIVVLIHKGPVEKIQNLSYPETLDISVFTTTSERKEFATKASQFAVINIGPHKRVLAAPGKNETHSNERDPSYFK
- a CDS encoding uncharacterized protein (transcript_id=CADANIAT00006491), translating into MGHWRVTFGGFWLRVLSVDEARRFSMPSIRDNNLRKSPEYCHYLEAVKDRELMLPDFKIGCLKYTVPSANRNILVKYLKDKNSYGMEFTLHNGPPTIKELMEAKGKSYLDYLKHKQAATKSKDHNTKGVKNFNEGEAGNDQDNGKGLSSGPSAMRVARQLNQLVRKELYPTRPVATQRAKAKGANMDNAKETSNKESILNKENKYKNKEEKAAEPEEVQGDDRYISEYLLQLTWISETLALI